The genomic interval TTAGAATAACACGTCTCACCACAAAACTTATAAGCGGAAAATACTTATTTCTGAGATGATTTTGTAATGTATAATGTAAACATTTTGAAGGCCGTGACTACTAAATTCGACAATGACAGGAAATGAAGTGTatttcttggtaaaaaaaaaaaaaaaaaaacgcttagtTTATACGAACTACAAAATGATTTGGTTTTGTACTTGACTTTTGACAAACAACGTAATACCTTGTTAAAGCAAAGGTAACGAGATACAAAGTAAACTCTTGAAATTGTATTCCTCTTTAGCATTCTAAAAGACATTTGAACATCAAATAAAATTAGACGTAGGGAACTCAAAACATATTTATTAGAAAACCGTGATGAAGCTTTGCTATCTTTTCGATGGATGTTTCATCGATACAAAGAGAAacttaaaatattcaataaaggaATTGGGTGACCACTTAACTTAAGTGAGTGGAAATTGACAAAAAAGTAATTTGTGTAAAATAGCAATGGTCCAATTTTACTCATATTACTCATTCGGTACCTATGATGGCAtgtgaaaacatatatatatatatatatatatatatatatatatatatatatatatatatatatatatatatatatattatatatatatatatatatatatatatatatattgtaaaataaaatacgcttagtataaataatgtaaatgttcAGAAGCCTGAGAATTCTCCTTATACAAACGACAACGCTAAAAATGGATTAATAACTAAAGTAGTACATAAGCACAGACATGACAACAAACAAGGAAATAAATGAGGACGACTCCAGCCACCTTCTGACTTACCCGTGTGAGTTCTCTTGTGTATTTTGAGGTTCTCGGATCTGGCGAAGACCTTGCCGCATCCGGGGAAGGGACACGGGAAGGGCTTCTCGCCCGTGTGTACCCGTATGTGGTTGACCAGCTTATACTTGGCTTTGAAGGACCTGCCGTTCCTGGGGCAGCTCTGCCAGTAGCAGGCGTGGTTCGTGCACTCGGGCCCTCCGACGTGCTCGACCGTGATGTGCGTGACGATTTCGTGCATGCTGTTGAAGGTCTTGTTGCACGGCTTCTTGGGGTTGGGCTGGTCCTGGTCCACCCACAGGCACGACAGCTCCTGCTTGATGGGTTGTCTCATGTAGCGGAAGAACGCCCCCGGCGTGTGGGCGGCCGCCATGGGGTTCATGTTCATGTGGTTCATGCCGTGGTGGAATTGGGAGCCCATTTGCTGGTGGGACCAATCCATGCCCGCCAAGCGGTTCATGTTGTTCATGTGGCCGTGGTGGGCGTCGTGCAGGCCGGGGAACATCATGGACGACGGGTCGTGGCCCGCTAACGTCGCTCCGAACATGGCGTGGTGCTGGTTGTTGGCGAGGTCATGAGTGCCCAGAGTGCCTAAGGACGTCATGTGATCCCGCCGGAGGAAGAGCTCCCTGGGGTAAGTGCCCATGTGCCCATGGTGCATCGTGTGGTGGGACATCCCGTAACCATTGTTGTACTGGTTGCTTTGCGTGTGGGTGAGGCCCTCGGCGCCCATGTGATGGGTCGGAGGGCTGAGCTTGTGGCCCATGAGCGACCCCATGTGCCCGCTGTCCATGAACGGATTCAACATCTTGGCCGGACGCTCCTCGAGGGCGACGCGTCGTCGCCGTCTCTCTCGGACAGGAAAACTCAAGGAACAACTCAACAACAGAAAAGGATCACTTCGAACAAACACATCGACTCGTTACAAAATGAACTTCACTGTTAGATCACCACTACTACAAGTGTCTCGCGGTATTTTCTCTGATCTTTCACATCGGAGACGACACtgatttccctctctttttcaagCTTTGCTACAGGCGAATTATTTCACCGATCCGCGGCGGCGGCGAGCGACGACGGGTCAGAAGCAtcgaagcagtttttttttttctcgcccgGCAGCTACACCAGCAGCAGCTtcaggaggaggaaaggaagaaggtTTGAGAGCGCCGCTCGCTGGAGCGGATCTTGGCGCGCGTACACCCACCACAACACCTGGGCTTCGTATGAGGCTCCTTGCGATACATCATTAACGCTATACCGACAAACGCTCGCTGGGTGCTCTACGGGGGGTCTTGTGAGCCCACCGGTGCGCGCAGCAGGAAGACACACCACGCCACCCCATTGGTCCCCTGCGGAGAAGATGGACACGCCCCTCGCATCAAAAATCCACACCCATACCTGCCATTGGCTGGAGGTGATGCTGCCTCTCCTCCCAACGGGAGATGAACCAATCAGGGTCCAACTTTCGGCGAAGATGGGCGTCATTGAGGGGAGGGAGCGAGGGCGGGGCTTAGAGCGAGCTCACGTTGGGGACTCAGTAGGCTCCCGGGTGGGGAAACAGCGAGGTGTAAGGTCATGCTGGCGGGGATGCTGAGGATTCTATACGCTTTTAAGCAGATGAAGCCACACTTGTCATCGCGTTCTGTATTCGACGCAAACAAGTTGATGTCACTTTTCTCAGAGAAAGAGTCCTGGACGTTACCGTTTCTCCCAAAGGCACTAAAACTGAAGGGGGTTAGCTGGTTGCAAGAGAGGTCACGCAGGTAGCGAACGAGGCCTCCGCAGAAGGGGGCATGTTACCCCTACCATGTGACAAGAGACAGGGCACGCTCGACAACATGGTTACCCTCCGGGAACTCGGCGATGCCTCTTGCCCAGAATGACATCAGAGGCGTTTAGAAGACAAATGAAATgttgatgatgaatataaatatgATGTTATTAAAAGAGACGCTGTTTTCCCCGCCGAGATTAGATGGCAGGGGAGGAGGTCGGGACTGCATTGCTGATTCTCCGAAAGAACCTTTGAGAGTTGTGTTGAACATCATCATTAAATGGGAACTGCCTGAGTTGCATACTTCAACAGATTGCCATGAGAGTGAAGCAGATGTAAGAAAAATACCGCGACCCAAATGCAGCCTGACAGGAATAATGGGATAATACCCAAGAACCACCAGTTGCATCCCAGTATTCAGGATTTGAAATATAATTCAAGATCtcagggaaaaaaattattttaaagaaagaaagagatcatctactatcagtttttattttattttggggcTGGGGGGAGATCTTCATGGGTCCGGACCCCCCTCCAAGCACATCACATGCGATACATTGTCACCTCCCCACAGGTCTCGACCAACACCCTGCCGATTTCTTTGCCACCCCTGCAATGCTTGTTTACCCGGACCCCCTCTGAGGGGCTTTCTGGGCATCCTCTCCTGGGGGACACTAACGCCTCCTCCGCCGCGGTTCCAACAGATGCAGACGCTACCAGAAGTCGTCCTCCCTTCAAGGGAGTTGATTCAGCTTCTTTCTGACCAagtggaatttatatatatatatatatatatatatatatatatatatatatatatatatatatatatgtgtgatatatatatatatatgtatatatatagcatatgaaatatatacaggGCTTTGCAGTCGCTTGTTGTGCACGGTATATGAAtaagtgtgtaaatatatatatatatatatatatatatatatatatatatatatatatatgtgtgtgtgtgtgtgtgtgtgtgtgtgtgtgtgtgtttgtttattatataagatttatatgtGGGtgcgattaataataataataacagtaatcaaTAATAGTAGTATCTTTGATACCAGCTCAGGGTTAAGAACAGAGGTAAACAATTTAGAGACACTGCAGTACACGCGATAAGAATGAACAGTtagtctcattaataataacagtaataataacagaCAAATGATTTAtactataaaagaaataattattttcaaaagtgCTGACAGGACCACTGTTGTTATCTCATAATTTGCTTTTTTAAGTGAAGATATGTGTAAAAAGAGCGAGACTTGAGATCTTCGCAAATATATATTGCTTTCTTCAATCTGATAACATGGATCACCTCCCTTCGCTTGTTCCAGAGTCTGGAGATCAAACTGCCGTTTTGGATAACAAGCTCAGAGATTCAATTCAAGAAGAAGACCAGCGTTTGGTCCTCGTAGGGgaatagtgtcgtcagtgcacctcacgcggtgaactgtaggcattacttgaggtttctgacagcgttccttcggctcttagctgcaactcctttcattccttttactgtacctccgtttgcgtactctttcttccatcttagtgtCCAACCTCTGCTAACCGATCGTTTCATACTGCGAATGCGAGGTTTGCCTCCGGTTACACCTTCAAAACGCTCTTGTAGTCTCAATTCCCCTTTCAGCtcagaatgacctcatgggtctcaGCATTTGCCTTtagcctaattttttttattccaagtcctgctcgtatatactatatatatatatatatatatatatatatatatatatatatataatatatatatatattatattttatacatatatacacctatCTTTTGTATCtgatgaaaattttaattaacGCTTTTACAAAAGGCCAAAAGAGTGATGCAATTTCCAtagatttttttctgtgaatcttGCAGGTTCTctcagcttaataataataataatgaaatttatttccTCTACAATCATATATACTAGGGTAGTAAATCAAATGatagtagttaaaaaaaaaattgtacattgGGTGAATCGATACGTTCAAAGATAAAATTTGCGAAAATTAGGCGTCTGTTGATGATTAATAGAATCTAATGAAAGATAATACCAGATCACTGGACTATATCGACAAAGAAACATTAGTGAATAAAATTCATGCCTACtcaacatatataaaatcatactTAATTGTACCTTTGTTTATctgatatttattagttttttttttttttcccacattcCACATTTCCTCTTATTCACATGTGAACATCTTCCTATAAGCAGTGAGCTtgcagggacacacacacacacacacatatatatatatatatatatatatatatatatatcatatatatgtatgatgtatatatatatatatattgtgtatatatatatatatatatatatatatatatatataatataattatatataataaatatatatatactatatatatatatatatatatatatgtaaaaaaaaaaaaatttatatatatatatatatatataattatacatatagtatatatatacatatatagatattagtatatatatagtgctatCAATATGATCAAATCCCAGAAGGGGAAGAGTGACGCAACAATGCCCCATAGCAAGTCGAATCCCATAGGaagctagtgccatcagtgcacctcacgcattgCGATGTAGGTACTACTTTAGGGTCTGGGAAGCGTCCATTCACCACTAGCTGCAACGCCTGgtatcccttttactgtacctcctttcatattttattccttccatctgactttcctccctctcctaacagttgatccatggTGTAACTGCgtggttttcctcttgttacacattAAAAACCTCTACTTCTAATTTCCCTTAcagcgcttaatgacctcattGATCCCAGTGCtatgcctttggcctaaattttacattccaaaTATTCCAAAGTCATAGATTGTTTACATTACGACAGATACACATCTAGAGAACACCCAGAGAGCGCATAATACCtccaataacaattattattttaacaaCTTTTTCTTAACGTTGTCCTCTGTTTTTAacaccgttttcttaacgttgtcccctCTGTTTTAACCACAGTTTTCTTACGTTGTCCCTCGTTTTACCACAGtttttcttaacgttgtcccctCGTTTTACCACagttttcttaacgttgtcccctCTGTTTTTACCACagttttcttaacgttgtcccGTCTGTTTTACCACAGTTTTCTTAACGTTGTTCTTTGTTTAACCACCATTCCCTTAACGTTGTTCCCTTTGGTTTAtcaccgttttcttaacgttgtcccctCCTGTTTTTACCCTTTTCTTAACGTGTTCCCCTTCCTTTGTTAAAACCCTTTTCGTACCTTTTGTACCTTCTGTTTTAACACCTTTTTTAACGTTGTCCTCTTTGTTACCACCCTTTTATTAACGTCTTTGTATTCACCGTTTTCTTTTAACGTTATCCCCTCTGTTTTACCACCGTCTTAACGTTGTCTGTTTTAAACACCCTTTTCGTTAACGTGTCCCCTTGTTTTATCACCATTCTTACGTTGTCCCACTTGTTTTATCCCATTTTCTTGTACTGTCCCCTTTGTTTTTACCACCCATTCCCTTCTTAACGTTGCCCCTCTGTTTTACAACCGTTTTTCTTACGTTGTCCCtctgttttaccaccgttttcttaacgttgtcccTCTTTGTTTTACAAAGTTTTCTTACGTTATCTGTTTTACCGTTTTTAACGTTGTCCCTCTGTTTTAAACCGTTATGTTGTCCCCCTCTGTTTTAACACCGTTTCTTAACGCTGTCACCCTCTGTTTTAACACCCCTTTTGTAACGTTGTCCCTTTTCGTTTTAACACCCCTTTTCTTAACGTTGTCACCTATGTTTTAACACCTTTTTCCGTAAACGTTAACGTTGCCCCTttgttttaccaccgttttcttaCGTTGTCCTCTTTGTTTTTACCACCCTTTTATTAACGTTGTCCCTCTTTGTATTTAcccaccgttttcttaacgtttAGCCCCTCGAGCACCCCGTTTTCCTTAAACGTTTGTCTCCTCTGTTTTAACTCcttttcttaacgttgtcccctctgttttaccaccgttttcttaacgttaTCCCCTCTATTTTACCACagttttcttaacgttgtcccctCTGTTTTAACACcttttcttaacgttgtcccctTTGTTTTACCCACCCTTGTCTTTAAGTTTCCCTTTGTTTTATCACCCATTTTCTTGAACGTTGTCCCCTTCTGTTTTACCACCTTTTCTTAACGTTTGTCCCCTCTGTTTTACCACCCTTTTCTTGACGTTGTCCCCTCTATTTTACCACCGCcttttcttaacgttgtcccTCTGTTTTACCaaccgttttcttaacgttgtcccctctgttttaccaccgttttcttaacgttgtcctctttgttttaccaccgttttcttaacgttaTCCTCtctgttttaccaccgttttcttaacgttgtccccCTCTGTTTTTAACACCGTTTTCTTAACGTGTCCCCTTTCTTTTATCAAaaccatttttctttcttaacgttGATCCCTTTGTTTTAACACCGGTTTTCTTAAATGTTGTCCCCTTTGTTTTATCACCAATTTTCTTAATGTTGTCCCCTCGTGTTTTAACACCCGTTTTCTTTAACGCTGTCACTGTTTTAAACAACCCGTTTTTTTAACGTTGTCCCTCTGTTTTAACACCGTTTTCCTAACGTTGTCCCCTTTGTTTTAACACCGTTTTCCTAACGTTGTCCCCTCTGTTTTAACACTGTTTTCTTTACGCTGTCCCCTCTGTTTTACCACCGGGTTTTTTACGTTGTCCCCTCTGTTTTTTACACACCGTTTTCCTAAACGTTGTGTCCCCTTTTGTTTTAaccaccgttttcttaacgtgTCCCCTCTTTTTTTAACACAGTTGTTTTCTTAAAACGTTGTCCCCTTTGTTTTACCACCGTTTTTTCTAACGTTGTCCCCTCTGTTTTACCACCCGTTTTTTCTTACGTTGTCCGTCTGTTTTTCCAACCGTTTTCTTTTTAACGTTGTCCCCTTTGTTTTAacaccgttttcttaacgttgtcccctCTGTTTTAacaccgttttcttaacgttgttcCCTTTGATCACCccagctcttctccttcctctgcactgggacaaaagacttccagcagccccaccagctgcttTCCGTCCTTCGTCCTGGGCAGAGGATTCGAGCTATGAGCACCCcacctcttctccttcctctccactGGGACAAAAGACTTCCAAGCAGCAGCCCCAGCTGCCCTTCGTCCTTCTCCTGGGCCAGAGGATTCGACCTAAAACACTGAACCCTCTCAATATCCTTCCGTCCTGCACAAGGACGTAACAAAAACCGCCACGCCCCActagctttccttttttttccgtcCTTGGCCCCTGGGCAGAGGATTCGACCTATGAGCACCCACTCTTACTATCTTCCTTCTGAACACAAGACCAAAAGACTTCCAAAAAAAGCCAGCACCCCACTAGCTGCCTTCCGTCCTTCGTCCTGGGCAGAGGATTTCGACCTATGAGCATCCCactcttcttcctttctcctcccCTGGGACAAAAGACTCCAGCAGCCCCAACCAGCTGCCTTTCCGTCCTTCCCTCTGGGCAAGGATGCCTATGAGCAAACCCCTCACCATCCACTTCTGCCACaaggacaaaagacttccagagCCCCACTAGCGCCTTCCGTCCTTCGTCTGCAGAGGATTCCTACCTATGAGCAACccatctcatatccttcttctgCACAAGGACAAAAGAACTTTCAGCCGCCCACCACTGCCTTCCGTTCTTCGTCCTGGGCAGAGGATTCGACCTATGAGCAACccatctcatatccttcttctgcacaaggacaaaagacttccagcagcgccaccagctgccttccgtcCTTTGTCCGGGGCAGGAGGATAACAACCTAATGACGAGGATTCGACCATATGAGCAAACATACCCATCTCCATAGCCTTCTTCTGCACTAGACaaaaagacttccagcagccccaccagctgccatTCCATTCCGTTCGTGCCTGCGGGCAGATGGGATTCGAATCCTATGAGCAAACCCCAGCTCATTATCCTTCCTGCTGCCACAAAGGACAAAATAAAAGACTTCCCACCAGCCCCGAACCAGCGCCTTCCCGTCCTTCCGTTGCGGCGTGGGCCAGAGGATACGGGACCTTATGAAGGCACCCTAGCTCTTATCTCCGTCCTCTCCACCTTGGGATCAAAAGACTTCCTAGCAGCCCCACCCAGCTGCACTTATCATTCCTTCCGTTCCCTGGGGCCAGAGGATTCGACCCTTATGAGGGTCACCCCCCCCCAAAAGCTCTTATCCTCACTCTTCCACTGGGATCAAAAGACTTCCAGGAGCCCCAACCAGGCTGCCTTCCGTCCTTCGTCCTGGGCCAGAGGATTCGGACCTAAGCACccagctcttctccttcctctcacTTGGGACACAAAGAACCAGTCCAGCAAGCCCCACCCCCAGGCTTGCCCTTCCGTCCTCGTCCTTGGGCCGAGGGATTCGACCTATTGCGCACCCAGCCTATCTTCCCACTTCCTCCATGAGACAAAAGACTTCAGCAGCTCCCCACCAGCACGATGCCTTCCGTCCTTCGGTCCTGGGCAGAGGATTCGACCTATGAGCACCCCCCCCCGccagctcttctccttcctctccactGGGACAAAGAAAACAACCTTTCCAGCCAGCCCCACCCTACCAGCTGCCTTCCGTCACTTTTCGTCCTGGGCAGAAGGATCGGACTATTGACAGCACCCcagctcttctccttccttcctccaccACGGGACAAAAGACTtcccagcagccccaccagctgcatTCCATCCCCCTTATGTTCCTGGGCAGAGGATTCCGCACCTATTGAGCACCCCAGCCCTTCTCCTTCCTGTCCTCCACTGagggacaaaagacttccagcagccaCCACCAGCAGCCTTCCAACTCCTTCGTCCTGTGTGGGTCAGAGGATTCGACCTGTTATGAGCACCCCAGCCCCTTCTCCTTCACCCTCTCCACTGAGaccaaaagacttccagcagtcCCCACCAGCAGTCCTTCCATCTCCTTCGTCCTGAGGGCAGAGGATTCGACCTCGATGAGGCACCCCATACGGCCCATATTCACTACCTTTCCGTTCTGCCACAAGGACAAAAGGAACTTCCAGCAAGGCCACCCACCAGGCTGCCTTCCGTTCCATTCGTTCACCTGGGCAGAGGATTTTCGACCTATGAGCACCCCAGCTCATTATTCCTTCCTTACTGCCACTGAGGACAAAAGGAACTTTCCAGCTAGGGCCCCACCAAGCTTGCACCTTCCATCCTTCGTCCTGGGCAAAAGGGAAGGATTTCGACCTATGAGCCCCCAGCCATAGCCCTTCTTCCATTCCTCCGTCCACTGAGGACAAAAAGACTTACCAGCAGAACCCACCAGCTGCTATCCAATCCTTACGTTTCCTGGGCAGAGGATTCGACCTATGGAGCAACCCCATACTAAATTATCCTCTTCTGCCACaaggacaaaagacttccagcagccccaccagctgccttccatccttcgttctGGGCAGAGGATTCGACCTATGAGCACCccatctcatatccttcttctgcacaaggacaaaggacttccagcaggcccaccagctgccttccatccttcgtcctGGGCAGAGGATTCAACCTATGAGCAACTCATCTCATATCCTACTTCTgcacaaggacaaaggacttccagaagccccaccagctgccttccgtcCTTTGTCCTAGGCAGAGGATTCGACCTATGAGCACCccagctcttctccttcctctccactgggacaaaagacttccagcagccccaccagctgccttccgtcCTTCGTCCTGGGCAGAGGATTCGACCTATGAGCAACccatctcatatccttcttctgcacaaggacaaaggacttccagcaggcccaccagctgccttccatccttcgtcctGGGCAGAGGATTCGACCTATGAGCAACCCATCTCATATCCTTCCTCTgcacaaggacaaaggacttccagcagccccaccagttCCCTTCCATCCTTCGTCCTGGGCAGAGGATTCGACCTATGAGCAACccatctcatatccttcttctgcacaaggacaaaggacttccagcaggcccaccagctgccttccatccttcgtcctGGGCAGAGGATTCGACATATGAGCTCCCcagctcttcttcttcctctccacaGGGACAAAAGACTTttagcagccccaccagctgccttccatccttcgacTTGGGCAGAGGGATTTGAGCTATATCCACAGTAGCGCCATTCTCATCCTGTCCCTTGTGGAAGTCTTCCTTGTTCGTGAAGCTGCTGCGTCCTTCCAAGGTAATCCATTAGTTCTGTTAGATCGTCGACGGCGTCTTCAGCGGAAGGCTTGTTAATATACCAGTGATTAGCTAACTTGATGAATACTCCTTTGATATATGGATCTAAAGTTATTCTGTCTGGtacacttattatgttatacgcCATCATCCTTATATCATCATCTGGGTTTTGTCTTTCTCGCCATCTAGTTGGCCTATTACTGTGACATATTGTTGCTAAACCAAAGTCCACTATTGTGGGTTCATTTGTTGTTTCATTTATAACAATGTTTTGGCCATGCAGGTCATGATGTAATATATTCGCTTTATGAATCTGTACCAGGATCTCACAAATTTTCTTGAACATTGCTAATATTTCCATTGGCTTGTGGGCCATTTTTGGTATCCAATCATATAAGGTGATGGTACCAGCATCTTCCATGACGATAGCATAAGGCTCCTTTGGGCATACTGCATATAGCGTTGGTATGCCTTTAACGTCCCTCAGTTTGTGTAATGGTATTATCTCCGCCAGTGCGTCTCTGTAGAATACGCTGGGTAAATCATTATTGTTGATCTTGATAACAACAGGCTTTGCCATATCCGTGAAATGAAATCTAAAGCATTCCCCAAATACCCCTCTACCAATTTTGTTTTCCGTTGTAAGAGAAACATTATTCAAGGCGACCAACGGAATGCCCATATTCGTTAATTTCATTGCGAGATCCAGTTCCTTTTCAGTCAAGTTTTCCAAAAGTTTGAATTCCTTTAATTCCTGTAGACAGTCCCACAGAGCCACTCCCATGGGTTCAGGCGCCAAAGTCGTAGCTGTCCTGGAAGGTGGCAGTGGAAAGGAAAGCAGCTTCGGCATGCGTTTGTCTGTTTTATGTTGCTCCTCTGAAGCCTTGCCTCTTCTCATCATCCTGTGCCGTGCAACTTCCTTCATTTGGGCGAGCACAACTTTGACCTTTTTGAAGATGCTGGCAAAACTTTTCTTAACATCCAGCAATTTTTCGTATGCGTCCTGTGCCCTTTGAATATGAAGGTCGAACTGTTTCTCAAGACCGATAATCACTTCACCTAAAGACAAAGTTCCCAAACTCAGGGAATCTGAAATAGTCTCAAGACTCCAAGCCCATTGACCAGTAATCTGGGACTCACGGTCTTCTCTTCTTAACAACTCGGC from Macrobrachium nipponense isolate FS-2020 chromosome 28, ASM1510439v2, whole genome shotgun sequence carries:
- the LOC135201551 gene encoding LOW QUALITY PROTEIN: zinc finger protein ZIC 4-like (The sequence of the model RefSeq protein was modified relative to this genomic sequence to represent the inferred CDS: deleted 2 bases in 1 codon) yields the protein MLNPFMDSGHMGSLMGHKLSPPTHHMGAEGLTHTQSNQYNNGYGMSHHTMHHGHMGTYPRELFLRRDHMTSLGTLGTHDLANNQHHAMFGATLAGHDPSSMMFPGLHDAHHGHMNNMNRLAGMDWSHQQMGSQFHHGMNHMNMNPMAAAHTPGAFFRYMRQPIKQELSCLWVDQDQPNPKKPCNKTFNSMHEIVTHITVEHVGGPECTNHACYWQSCPRNGRSFKAKYKLVNHIRVHTGEKPFPCPFPGCGKVFARSENLKIHKRTHTGEKPFKCEYEGCDRRFANSSDRKKHSHVHTSDKPYNCKVRGCDKSYTHPSSLRKHMKVHGKSPPPSGSGYESDDSTTTNGTSTSSSLVSSSNTGQTSLVTGPAHGQVTNGPGAGNGAGGGTGGGGGGGGGGGGGGGGGGGGGGHSVNLSEWYVCQSAAGMPTPPSNEHSPVGGLTHVLPPTSTAY